A single genomic interval of Gemmatimonadota bacterium harbors:
- a CDS encoding saccharopine dehydrogenase NADP-binding domain-containing protein: protein MTVAGDVLIYGANGYTGRLIVEDAIAKGLRPILSGRNAAEVNALAAAHGLDARPASLDDAAALDRALAGCAVVIHCAGPFSRTARAMADACLRTGTHYLDITGEISVFEGMAALNKEAAAAGVMLMPGAGFDVVPSDCLAAFLKSALPDATSLTLAFTGGTGLSRGTATTMIENVSEGGAVRRGGKITRVPSAWRERDIDFGDRVRHAVTIPWGDVSTAWHSTRIPDIEVFTAATRGTVRGMRLTRYIGWLLATAPMQRWLKARIRAGAAGPNSTQRSKAVARLWGEVRNASGASVQARLQTPDGYTLTALTAVAAAQKVIAGGAVPGYQTPSRAFGADFILEIPGTVRTLVPAAAR from the coding sequence GTGACGGTCGCAGGGGACGTGCTGATCTACGGCGCCAACGGCTATACGGGCCGGTTGATCGTCGAGGACGCGATTGCAAAGGGGCTACGTCCAATTCTTTCTGGACGTAATGCTGCTGAAGTGAACGCACTCGCGGCAGCGCATGGGCTGGACGCACGTCCCGCTTCACTCGATGACGCCGCGGCGCTCGACCGCGCATTGGCGGGATGCGCCGTGGTGATTCACTGTGCGGGGCCGTTCTCGCGCACCGCGCGTGCCATGGCGGACGCCTGCCTTCGCACGGGCACTCATTATCTCGACATCACCGGAGAAATCTCGGTGTTCGAGGGAATGGCGGCGCTGAACAAGGAAGCTGCCGCAGCGGGTGTCATGCTGATGCCAGGCGCGGGCTTTGATGTGGTGCCGAGTGATTGTCTGGCGGCCTTTCTCAAGTCGGCGCTTCCCGATGCCACCTCGCTGACGCTCGCGTTTACGGGAGGCACGGGGCTCTCGCGCGGAACCGCCACCACGATGATCGAGAATGTGTCGGAGGGCGGTGCCGTCCGTCGCGGAGGCAAGATTACCCGCGTGCCGTCGGCGTGGCGCGAACGCGATATCGACTTTGGCGATCGCGTGCGGCACGCCGTCACCATTCCATGGGGCGATGTGTCCACCGCTTGGCATAGCACCCGCATCCCCGACATCGAAGTCTTTACCGCAGCAACGCGCGGCACCGTGCGCGGCATGCGACTCACCCGCTACATCGGGTGGCTACTCGCCACGGCGCCGATGCAGCGCTGGCTCAAGGCGCGCATTCGCGCCGGCGCGGCAGGCCCCAACAGCACACAACGCTCGAAGGCCGTCGCGCGCTTGTGGGGTGAGGTGCGCAATGCCAGCGGCGCGTCGGTGCAGGCGCGGTTGCAGACGCCCGATGGCTACACGCTAACGGCGCTCACCGCGGTGGCTGCCGCGCAAAAGGTGATCGCGGGTGGGGCCGTGCCGGGATACCAAACACCATCCCGCGCATTCGGCGCCGATTTTATTCTCGAAATTCCGGGGACGGTGCGTACGCTGGTGCCCGCCGCAGCGCGGTGA
- a CDS encoding carboxypeptidase regulatory-like domain-containing protein produces the protein MRFPRSTVLPFVLLALSSPAAAQRTSTFVGVVRVDSTNVPVVGAQIAINRTRIQTLSDSAGRFHLGNVPSGRQIVTVRRIGFQAVTTVLDFTPGDTLDGEIGLSVAATTLPEVDVVARDLSKIKLEGFERRRSTGFGSFIGPEVFDKGSSRVTADIIMQIPGPHLVRSTNTGATWVAGGRMAINSGNVAVTSADRRRGASDRNCYATVYLDGSPVYSALPGEMLFDINSVPANQLAAIEYFAGSAQAPPEYPQRRNTCGVIILWTKVS, from the coding sequence ATGCGCTTCCCCCGGAGCACAGTTCTGCCGTTCGTCCTGCTGGCCCTCAGCTCCCCCGCTGCGGCGCAGCGCACGAGCACGTTTGTTGGCGTGGTGCGCGTGGATAGCACCAACGTGCCCGTCGTTGGCGCACAGATCGCCATCAATCGCACCCGCATCCAGACGCTCTCCGACTCGGCCGGGCGCTTTCACCTCGGGAACGTGCCGAGTGGCCGCCAGATCGTGACGGTGCGGCGGATTGGCTTTCAGGCCGTCACCACGGTGCTCGACTTCACCCCTGGCGACACGCTCGACGGCGAGATTGGCCTTTCGGTTGCCGCCACGACACTTCCGGAAGTTGACGTCGTTGCACGAGACCTCAGCAAAATCAAGCTCGAAGGTTTCGAGCGCCGCCGCTCCACTGGCTTTGGATCATTTATTGGCCCGGAAGTTTTCGACAAGGGCTCATCGCGCGTGACCGCGGACATCATCATGCAGATTCCGGGGCCGCACTTGGTGCGTTCTACCAACACGGGTGCCACGTGGGTGGCCGGCGGGCGCATGGCCATCAACTCCGGCAACGTCGCGGTGACGTCTGCCGACCGGCGGCGCGGCGCAAGCGACCGCAACTGCTACGCCACGGTGTACCTCGATGGATCGCCGGTCTATTCGGCGCTGCCGGGGGAAATGCTATTTGATATCAACAGCGTGCCAGCCAATCAGTTGGCAGCTATCGAATACTTTGCTGGCTCCGCGCAGGCACCGCCGGAGTATCCGCAGCGGCGTAACACATGTGGCGTGATCATTCTTTGGACGAAGGTGTCGTAG
- a CDS encoding DUF3656 domain-containing protein, with protein MPRPELLAPAGSLDAVRAAVANGADAVYLGVEKFNARDEGAQLTLDDLEQACLIAHERGTRVYLTLNILVKPDEIEDALFHLGECVDRGIDAAIVQDIGLVRLIQRTYPGFEIHGSTQMTVHDGSGARVMQQLGVERVVLARENTLDDIRAIRAEVPGLGLESFVHGALCISYSGQCFMSGMISERSANRGSCAQSCRKDYVLTDIDSGAELDRGYLISAKDLGAWSHLQELADAGIGCLKVEGRKKKPEYVATVTRTYREFFDRVERGEFVEPAESETEPLVQIFSRGFTGGMYGGRAGRDYITRTQPDNHGLELGVVVGSERGELLIDVRTPVVAGDGLGFEPARGGNPDETRGFAVSAVRTVSERGGVVRQALATRSHIPAGWTVLKTSDVQLLERARKSFAPLEGPARVRRVALDVRVFGSAGAPLKALFAADGEEVTVTSEIALAPATKRALDATVLREQLGRVGETPFVLRALETSGLADGLFIPVSEVNHLRQRATDELTVRRDWAHQALLAERRAAIAAAAHVEPVARGPETETVADSNAFVLSAEVWNADDARAALSAGATEIVFDPFLRHPAPSRTSITQLAAEAAALGVTFRIRTPTIVRPEDRRSLLPWLALGLPILSGHIGLVAELAAQGREVSADYAVNCFNAQTAVELFRIGARRVTASVELTVDELSAMVLPWEGKGFEVMLYGRPEGMTIEHCVLSAAFEREPTTCRDLCVQKHPNVELADPSGYVFPVATDSDCRNRLLHSRPIEGGEYVPRLWRAGIRSYRAVFGIPGENVTGVIAGYRAMLSAVAAGERTDVMTVRAAIGGEFTRGHFARAV; from the coding sequence ATGCCCCGCCCAGAACTCCTCGCCCCCGCAGGATCCCTTGACGCCGTTCGTGCGGCGGTCGCGAATGGCGCCGACGCCGTGTACCTCGGCGTCGAGAAGTTCAACGCGCGTGACGAAGGCGCCCAGCTGACCCTCGACGATCTTGAGCAGGCCTGCCTGATCGCGCACGAGCGTGGCACGCGGGTGTATCTCACGCTCAACATCCTCGTGAAGCCGGACGAAATCGAGGACGCCCTCTTTCATCTGGGCGAGTGTGTTGATCGGGGGATCGACGCCGCGATTGTGCAGGACATTGGGTTGGTGCGACTCATTCAGCGCACGTACCCAGGCTTTGAGATTCACGGCTCCACACAGATGACCGTGCACGACGGCAGCGGTGCGCGCGTGATGCAGCAACTCGGTGTAGAGCGCGTCGTGCTCGCGCGCGAAAATACGCTCGATGATATCCGAGCGATTCGGGCCGAGGTGCCGGGGCTCGGACTCGAGAGCTTTGTGCACGGGGCGCTCTGCATCTCGTATTCCGGGCAATGCTTCATGTCTGGCATGATCTCCGAGCGCAGCGCGAACCGCGGCTCCTGTGCCCAGTCGTGCCGCAAAGACTACGTTCTCACGGACATCGACAGCGGCGCGGAGTTGGATCGCGGCTACTTGATCTCGGCCAAAGACCTTGGGGCCTGGTCCCATCTGCAGGAATTGGCAGACGCTGGGATCGGCTGCCTCAAAGTTGAGGGGCGCAAAAAGAAACCCGAGTATGTGGCGACCGTGACGCGCACCTATCGCGAGTTTTTCGACCGCGTAGAGCGCGGCGAGTTCGTGGAGCCGGCGGAGTCCGAGACCGAACCGTTGGTGCAGATCTTCAGCCGTGGTTTCACGGGCGGGATGTATGGCGGGCGAGCGGGTCGCGACTATATCACCCGCACCCAACCTGACAATCACGGCCTTGAACTCGGTGTGGTGGTGGGCTCGGAGCGCGGCGAGTTGCTGATCGACGTCCGCACCCCAGTGGTTGCAGGCGATGGGCTCGGCTTTGAGCCAGCGCGCGGGGGCAATCCGGATGAAACGCGCGGCTTCGCGGTGAGTGCCGTGCGTACGGTGTCGGAGCGGGGCGGGGTGGTGCGACAGGCCCTGGCCACGCGCTCGCATATTCCCGCCGGCTGGACGGTGCTCAAAACATCCGATGTGCAACTGCTGGAACGGGCGCGGAAGAGCTTTGCTCCCCTCGAGGGACCCGCGCGCGTGCGCCGAGTGGCGCTCGACGTTCGTGTGTTTGGTAGTGCGGGCGCGCCGCTCAAGGCGTTATTCGCGGCGGACGGAGAAGAAGTCACCGTGACGTCGGAAATCGCGCTTGCACCGGCGACCAAACGGGCGCTCGACGCTACGGTTTTGCGTGAGCAACTCGGGCGCGTCGGTGAGACGCCGTTCGTATTGCGCGCGCTCGAGACGAGCGGGCTTGCGGACGGCCTCTTCATTCCGGTCAGTGAAGTCAATCATCTGCGGCAGCGTGCCACCGATGAGCTCACCGTGCGCCGCGATTGGGCGCATCAGGCACTGCTCGCTGAGCGGCGCGCTGCTATTGCCGCGGCAGCCCACGTGGAGCCCGTGGCGCGTGGGCCGGAAACGGAGACCGTCGCGGATTCCAACGCTTTTGTGTTGTCGGCCGAAGTGTGGAACGCCGACGATGCGCGAGCCGCACTGAGTGCTGGCGCCACGGAGATTGTGTTCGACCCATTCCTTCGGCATCCGGCGCCCTCGCGGACGAGTATCACGCAGCTGGCGGCCGAGGCCGCCGCGCTCGGCGTGACCTTCCGCATTCGCACGCCGACCATTGTGCGCCCCGAGGATCGGCGTTCGCTCCTGCCGTGGCTCGCGCTCGGCTTGCCTATACTCAGCGGCCATATCGGCCTTGTCGCTGAGTTGGCGGCGCAGGGGCGCGAAGTGAGCGCTGACTATGCGGTCAACTGCTTCAACGCGCAGACGGCGGTTGAATTGTTCCGCATTGGTGCACGGCGCGTCACAGCCTCGGTGGAACTGACCGTCGACGAGCTCAGTGCGATGGTGTTGCCGTGGGAAGGGAAGGGTTTTGAGGTCATGCTGTACGGCCGCCCGGAAGGGATGACCATTGAGCATTGCGTCCTCTCGGCCGCGTTCGAGCGTGAGCCTACCACCTGCCGCGATTTGTGCGTGCAGAAGCACCCGAACGTCGAGCTGGCCGATCCCAGTGGCTACGTCTTTCCGGTCGCCACTGATAGCGATTGCCGGAACCGGTTGTTGCATTCGCGGCCGATTGAAGGCGGCGAGTACGTGCCGCGTTTATGGCGCGCCGGTATTCGGTCGTATCGCGCGGTGTTCGGTATTCCCGGCGAGAATGTGACCGGCGTTATCGCGGGCTATCGTGCGATGCTATCGGCCGTTGCCGCAGGAGAGCGGACCGACGTGATGACGGTCCGCGCCGCGATCGGTGGCGAGTTTACGCGTGGCCACTTCGCGAGAGCGGTGTAG
- a CDS encoding PAS domain S-box protein, with product MPFAPLLELVVATACALVLGTAWFGGRARKAGWWAAVASLAAGEALVRTVAHQSAGLWTLRVAGVVVASALAWSVVSATMNTLQTRRRRRERVVRAVLTAATCTIAAACVPIEIAGTWVAPVTLLLLAGGTSAWCAKAFRERQSLTAGHQVLALGFTVLAFGQLAGGLQTVLAPSSQEWLGAFITATAWTSIAVGAFAAATADERAPDTVPLPAMAEAEAALARSHVERAAIMDVSGDAVHIVDDRLRLVAYNDTFRSRMIRSAGHEPLVGHTVEQFHASRDLPAWEARYSSVLTGRSLQLDATTPLPDGESLIEAVTMSPVRHGDRVIGVAVSSRDASELRRLAEQLHARDEEFRALSEHATDVVFRVDPDGAILFITPSVERLLGWKSEDLIGRSVLMFCASDDTESVRRVFHDAQCGPSVPRPMLFRFRHRAGGLRLLDGVATLAMGTNGEPTLILNARDVTERHALEAELRQRQRGASLGRLVSGVAHDFNNVLTAIFGMVSLARVRDPQATDLAEIAIVAERGRGLVRKLQSFAGETSGEMTVFVPGERVSEVDVMLQRFLGDDVRIRTSLDDLDWTVRMDAGQFEQLLVNLAVAERAATGAGGTISIETSTLHVAIPMRGDGPPVPPGDYVTLRVTGSGSRSLPDAAARAAAADSRSNVEVTRAIVSRAQGVLWSAPAAGNARSYSVFLPRHHEAPSTVHPSASLANAPGGTETIIIAEDDPSIRTAAARMLMAKGYTVLAASNGEDALQQARAFVGTIHLLVTDLVMPQTNGAQLARRLRARRPDMRVILMSGYTSAMAHQAEIADLAAGFLAKPFTPEELLGSVRAALDVTPGGETTPLSRSGHA from the coding sequence ATGCCTTTTGCCCCGCTTCTCGAGCTCGTCGTTGCCACCGCCTGCGCCCTTGTGTTAGGGACGGCGTGGTTTGGCGGACGCGCGCGAAAGGCTGGCTGGTGGGCGGCGGTCGCTTCATTGGCGGCCGGAGAGGCGCTCGTTCGTACGGTCGCGCATCAGAGTGCTGGGCTGTGGACACTTCGTGTCGCGGGCGTGGTTGTGGCCAGCGCACTCGCGTGGTCCGTGGTGAGTGCGACGATGAATACGCTGCAAACGCGGCGACGACGCCGCGAGCGCGTTGTGCGCGCGGTGCTGACCGCCGCGACCTGTACTATTGCCGCCGCGTGCGTGCCGATTGAAATAGCAGGAACGTGGGTCGCACCTGTGACGCTCCTGCTCCTCGCAGGCGGAACGTCGGCTTGGTGTGCGAAGGCGTTCCGCGAAAGACAGTCGCTGACCGCTGGGCATCAGGTACTGGCGCTGGGCTTTACGGTCCTCGCGTTTGGACAGCTCGCCGGGGGGTTGCAGACGGTGTTGGCGCCATCGTCTCAGGAATGGCTGGGAGCGTTCATTACGGCCACGGCGTGGACCTCCATTGCAGTCGGCGCATTCGCCGCCGCCACAGCGGATGAACGCGCCCCTGACACGGTCCCACTTCCCGCGATGGCCGAGGCCGAGGCCGCGCTCGCCCGCTCGCATGTGGAGCGCGCCGCGATCATGGATGTCAGCGGCGACGCGGTGCACATCGTAGACGACCGACTCCGGCTCGTGGCGTACAACGACACCTTCCGCTCCCGCATGATCCGCAGTGCGGGACACGAACCGCTCGTGGGTCACACCGTCGAGCAGTTTCACGCCTCGCGGGATCTCCCCGCGTGGGAAGCGCGCTATAGCAGCGTGTTGACCGGAAGATCACTGCAACTCGACGCGACCACACCCTTACCCGACGGTGAGTCGCTGATCGAAGCGGTGACCATGTCGCCCGTACGTCACGGCGACCGTGTGATCGGCGTCGCCGTGAGCAGCCGCGACGCCAGTGAGCTACGCCGACTCGCGGAACAGCTCCACGCCCGCGATGAAGAGTTCCGCGCGCTCAGTGAACATGCCACCGACGTGGTGTTCCGTGTGGACCCCGATGGTGCGATCCTGTTCATCACGCCATCCGTGGAGCGACTGCTCGGCTGGAAAAGCGAGGATCTGATCGGGCGCAGCGTATTGATGTTCTGTGCCAGCGATGACACCGAAAGTGTGCGTCGTGTGTTTCACGATGCGCAGTGCGGACCTTCGGTGCCGCGTCCCATGTTGTTTCGCTTCCGCCATCGGGCGGGCGGTCTACGCCTTCTCGACGGCGTGGCGACCCTCGCCATGGGCACGAACGGCGAGCCCACACTTATTCTGAATGCACGTGATGTGACCGAGCGCCATGCCTTGGAGGCCGAACTCCGGCAACGGCAGCGCGGCGCGAGCTTGGGACGGCTCGTGTCGGGCGTTGCGCACGATTTCAATAACGTGCTCACCGCGATCTTTGGCATGGTGTCGCTGGCACGCGTCCGGGATCCGCAGGCCACGGATCTCGCGGAGATCGCGATTGTCGCGGAACGCGGGCGCGGGCTTGTGCGCAAACTGCAGTCATTTGCCGGCGAAACTTCAGGCGAGATGACAGTCTTTGTGCCCGGTGAGCGCGTGTCGGAAGTGGACGTGATGTTGCAACGTTTCTTAGGTGATGACGTGCGCATCCGGACGAGCCTCGACGATCTCGACTGGACGGTGCGCATGGACGCCGGTCAGTTTGAGCAGCTGCTGGTCAATCTGGCCGTGGCCGAGCGTGCGGCAACCGGAGCCGGCGGCACGATCTCCATTGAGACGTCCACGCTTCACGTCGCGATTCCCATGCGCGGCGACGGCCCACCAGTGCCGCCTGGCGACTACGTGACGCTCCGCGTGACCGGGAGTGGTTCGCGCAGCTTGCCCGATGCAGCGGCGCGTGCGGCTGCGGCCGACTCGCGGAGTAATGTGGAGGTCACGCGCGCGATCGTCTCGCGGGCGCAGGGCGTGCTGTGGAGTGCGCCGGCAGCAGGCAACGCGCGCAGCTACAGTGTTTTTCTACCGCGGCATCACGAGGCACCGTCCACCGTCCACCCCTCAGCATCCCTCGCGAATGCACCGGGCGGCACCGAAACGATCATCATCGCCGAAGACGATCCGTCTATCCGCACGGCGGCGGCACGCATGCTGATGGCGAAAGGCTACACGGTGCTGGCGGCCTCGAACGGCGAGGACGCGCTACAACAAGCACGGGCATTCGTCGGGACGATTCACCTCTTGGTCACTGACCTCGTCATGCCGCAGACTAATGGGGCGCAACTCGCGCGTCGCTTACGCGCGCGTCGCCCTGACATGCGCGTGATTCTGATGTCCGGCTACACGTCCGCTATGGCGCATCAAGCAGAAATCGCCGACCTCGCAGCGGGATTTCTCGCGAAGCCGTTCACCCCAGAAGAACTGCTTGGCTCCGTCCGCGCCGCACTCGATGTAACGCCGGGTGGCGAGACTACACCGCTCTCGCGAAGTGGCCACGCGTAA
- a CDS encoding TonB-dependent receptor plug domain-containing protein — MLTDSAELPIRAAEVSLPRLRISAMTDSLGHFRLSGIPAGREIVTVRRVGFQQITTQLNFAAGDSIDTDFLMLRAAQTLPGVQVKGKKSSARMADFERRRESGFGHFLTEADLDKAEGRAISDVMNTVPALRVYRSNVSTAAWAVSSRGQQSVDGVFKVEQYDLNRGAPPNQCYAAVVLDGVPVFTGRPGQMLFDLNTLSPKNLAGIEVYGGNATLPPELNFSGNTCGAIVLWMR; from the coding sequence GTGCTCACGGACTCCGCGGAGCTACCAATTCGCGCGGCAGAGGTGTCGCTTCCCCGCCTTCGGATTTCGGCGATGACCGATTCTCTTGGGCATTTTCGCCTGAGCGGCATCCCAGCCGGACGCGAAATCGTCACCGTCCGCCGGGTAGGGTTTCAGCAGATTACGACGCAGCTGAATTTTGCGGCCGGTGACAGCATCGACACCGACTTCCTGATGCTTCGCGCGGCGCAGACCCTACCGGGTGTGCAGGTGAAAGGAAAGAAGTCTTCCGCGCGCATGGCTGACTTCGAGCGCCGGCGTGAAAGCGGGTTTGGGCATTTTCTCACGGAAGCAGACCTCGATAAAGCCGAGGGGCGTGCCATTTCTGACGTGATGAACACGGTGCCCGCGTTGCGCGTCTATCGCTCCAACGTGAGCACGGCGGCCTGGGCCGTAAGCTCCCGCGGCCAGCAATCTGTCGACGGCGTCTTCAAGGTTGAGCAGTACGACCTCAACCGTGGCGCGCCACCGAACCAGTGCTACGCCGCTGTGGTGCTCGACGGCGTGCCGGTGTTCACGGGACGTCCCGGGCAGATGCTATTTGACCTCAACACCTTGAGCCCCAAGAACTTAGCCGGGATCGAGGTCTATGGGGGCAATGCCACGCTCCCCCCTGAACTGAACTTCTCAGGCAATACCTGCGGAGCGATCGTTCTCTGGATGCGTTAG
- a CDS encoding DinB family protein: protein MHSRLVEINAANAAVRAELAAFLSNCTPAQLQRNPGDGKWSVTQVVEHLGRTEGSIAKLLEGLFAKGVAEGLPEDAGTASLMASLDRFRVQSRHAPLSAPERLVPSAQPVFAEAWASLQQVRQRTLAAVATVDGLDITRVSAPHPFLGALDGYQWVLFLGQHEARHLDQIREIVAGA from the coding sequence ATGCATTCACGCCTAGTCGAAATCAACGCGGCCAATGCCGCCGTGCGCGCCGAACTGGCCGCCTTCCTGAGCAACTGCACCCCCGCGCAACTCCAGCGCAATCCGGGGGACGGAAAATGGTCGGTGACGCAGGTGGTCGAGCATCTCGGGCGTACCGAAGGCTCCATCGCCAAGCTACTCGAAGGGCTCTTTGCCAAGGGCGTCGCAGAGGGACTTCCGGAAGACGCCGGAACCGCCTCGCTGATGGCGTCGCTCGATCGCTTTCGGGTGCAGAGCAGGCACGCGCCGCTCTCGGCGCCTGAGCGACTGGTGCCCTCAGCGCAGCCGGTTTTTGCAGAGGCTTGGGCGTCGCTGCAACAGGTCCGCCAGCGGACGTTGGCCGCCGTCGCGACCGTCGATGGGCTCGACATCACGCGTGTGAGCGCGCCGCATCCATTTCTTGGGGCACTCGACGGCTACCAATGGGTGCTCTTCCTAGGCCAGCACGAAGCGCGGCACCTCGATCAAATCCGGGAGATTGTCGCGGGCGCGTAG
- a CDS encoding ATP-dependent DNA helicase → MTPELLARARQVLRDQFGHEAFRPGQEQAVASVLEGHDTLVILPTGGGKSVCYQVPALVLDGLTVVLSPLISLMKDQVDALEAKGIPATFINSSLGAAEISARLARVQRGEVRLLYVAPERFDVGSAAERIAAVGVRLLAVDEAHCISEWGHDFRPSYRRVRSIRERLGEPPTVALTATATPEVRRDIARVLALREPRVIVTGFDRPNLRWHVVRTKNDAEKDGTLAHLLERHTGAAIVYAATRKTVERVATRLERAGIRAAAYHAGLDDSRRREVQESFMNEGLRVIVATNAFGMGIDKSNVRLVVHHAMPGSLEAYYQEAGRAGRDGKTADCVLLHAFQDRFTHEFFIKGASPERSVVEAVYAAARQRADAGGIVEGDLASLAAAARGKVSDREAESAVRVLVTAGAMHHSAGSWSLARVRLLATHERIRLELDGDANLQRDLLRALWRLSRGRIADGAIVDLSALPPGLGDPPTLAEQLDDLERRQFLVWDRVGEGLVLDNPANAIDQWPVDWESLERRRQAELSQLEMVQKYAYTDRCRRAFVLRYFGDPPANATCAQCDNCLHLGHEAVRDEVEASPKSGRALVKKTRAKRQSPEELDVLSDDDQALLDRLRELRRDISKREGVPAYVVFPDKTLRAMAVAKPRTPGALADVHGVGPAKMEKYGPAFLGAVRGD, encoded by the coding sequence GTGACCCCCGAACTCCTTGCTCGTGCGCGCCAAGTCCTTCGTGATCAGTTTGGTCACGAGGCGTTCCGTCCTGGTCAGGAACAGGCCGTGGCGTCGGTGCTCGAGGGGCATGACACGTTGGTCATTCTCCCCACCGGCGGCGGAAAATCCGTCTGCTATCAGGTGCCGGCGCTTGTGCTCGACGGGCTCACTGTCGTGCTCTCGCCCCTCATCTCCCTCATGAAAGATCAGGTGGATGCCCTCGAGGCGAAGGGTATCCCCGCCACGTTCATCAATAGTTCGCTCGGCGCTGCCGAGATCAGCGCGCGGCTCGCGCGCGTGCAGCGCGGCGAAGTCCGACTCTTGTATGTGGCACCAGAGCGGTTTGACGTGGGCTCGGCGGCGGAGCGGATTGCCGCGGTTGGTGTGCGGCTCTTGGCGGTGGACGAGGCGCACTGCATTAGCGAGTGGGGTCATGACTTCAGGCCGAGCTATCGGCGCGTGCGCTCGATCCGAGAGCGATTGGGTGAGCCGCCCACGGTCGCCCTGACCGCTACGGCGACCCCGGAAGTGCGCCGCGACATCGCGCGGGTTCTCGCGCTCCGCGAACCGCGCGTCATCGTCACTGGGTTCGACCGTCCGAACCTGCGCTGGCACGTGGTGCGCACGAAGAACGACGCCGAAAAGGACGGCACCCTCGCGCATCTTCTCGAACGCCACACTGGGGCGGCCATCGTTTACGCCGCGACGCGCAAGACCGTCGAACGCGTGGCGACGCGTCTCGAGCGCGCCGGCATTCGCGCCGCCGCGTACCACGCGGGGCTCGATGATAGTCGACGGCGCGAGGTGCAAGAGTCGTTTATGAATGAAGGGCTTCGCGTCATCGTCGCGACCAACGCGTTCGGCATGGGGATTGATAAATCCAACGTGCGATTGGTGGTGCACCACGCGATGCCCGGTTCGCTGGAGGCCTATTACCAAGAGGCCGGTCGAGCCGGACGCGACGGCAAAACGGCGGACTGCGTGCTGCTCCACGCCTTTCAGGACCGTTTCACTCACGAGTTCTTTATCAAGGGAGCGAGCCCTGAACGATCGGTGGTTGAGGCTGTGTACGCCGCCGCGCGTCAGCGCGCCGATGCCGGTGGCATTGTTGAGGGCGACCTCGCCTCGCTCGCGGCGGCTGCGCGCGGCAAGGTATCAGATCGTGAGGCCGAGTCGGCCGTGCGAGTGCTCGTCACGGCTGGGGCGATGCATCATTCCGCCGGATCGTGGTCGTTGGCGCGCGTGCGCTTGCTGGCCACGCACGAGCGCATCCGGCTTGAGCTCGACGGCGACGCCAATCTGCAGCGCGATCTGCTCCGTGCGCTCTGGCGCCTCTCGCGCGGCCGCATCGCGGACGGTGCGATTGTCGATCTCAGTGCGCTTCCTCCCGGGCTCGGTGATCCGCCAACCCTTGCCGAACAACTCGACGATCTCGAACGGCGGCAGTTTCTCGTGTGGGACCGTGTGGGTGAAGGGCTCGTACTCGACAACCCGGCGAACGCCATTGACCAGTGGCCGGTGGATTGGGAGTCACTCGAACGGCGACGGCAGGCCGAACTCTCCCAACTCGAGATGGTGCAGAAGTACGCGTATACCGATCGGTGCCGCCGCGCCTTTGTGCTGCGCTACTTCGGCGATCCGCCCGCCAACGCCACCTGCGCGCAGTGCGACAACTGCCTGCACCTTGGCCACGAAGCCGTGCGCGATGAGGTCGAGGCGTCGCCAAAGAGTGGGCGCGCTCTGGTCAAGAAAACGCGCGCCAAACGCCAATCTCCCGAGGAGCTCGACGTCCTGAGCGATGACGATCAGGCATTGCTCGACCGCCTTCGCGAGCTGCGGCGCGACATCTCAAAGCGCGAGGGGGTCCCGGCGTATGTGGTGTTCCCCGACAAAACGCTTCGCGCCATGGCCGTCGCCAAGCCCCGCACCCCGGGCGCCTTGGCCGATGTGCACGGGGTAGGGCCCGCCAAGATGGAGAAATACGGGCCGGCATTCCTCGGCGCGGTACGCGGCGACTAG